The nucleotide window tatgggggccatgtcacagtgggcagcagctcagtggtggccatgtcattatgggggccatgtcacagtggtcagcgggtcagtggtggtcatgttactgtgggggccatgtcacagtggtcagcgggtcagtggtggccatgtcactgtgaggtcatgtcacagtgggcagcagatcagttgtggccatgtcacaatgagcaacactccactggttgccatgtcactgtggtggccagtcacagtgggcagcaggtcagtggtgtccacgtcactgtggggccatgtgacagtgggcagcatgtcagtagtgatcatgttactgtatgggacatgccACAGTGGGGATCAGGTcactggaggccatgtcactttgatgtcatgtcacaatgtgcagcaggtcagtggtggccatgtcacaggagcaacaggccactggttgccatgtcactctgggggctatgtcacagtgggcagcaggtcagtggtggccatgtcactatgggggccatgtcacagtgggcagcaggtcagtggtggccatgtcactttgggggccatgtcacagtggtcagcgggtcagtggtggccatgtcactgtgggggccatgtcacagtgggcagcagatcagtgctggccatgtcactgtgggggccatgtcaccgtgggcagcaggtcagtggtggccacgtcactatgggggcaaagtcacagtgggcagcagatctactggtggccatgtcactgtgggggccatgtcacagtggtcagcgggtcagtgctggccatgtcactgtggggtccatgtcacagtggtcagcgggtcagtggtggccatgtcactttgggggccatgtcacagtggtcagtgggtcagtggtggccatgtcactgtgggggccatgtcacagtgggcagcaggtcagtgctggccacgtcactatgggggccacgtcacagtggtcagcgggtcagtggggTAGTGGGGTACCAGcttaactgatcttgcttctaaatgcattGTATAGTTCAAGAATTTAGTAGTGGGGTACCAGcttaactgatcttgcttctaaatgcattgtatagttcaagaatttagcattgactgaactactttcttttctaagaaaatgaatacgcagaataaaaggattcaagaactaaTGGACATCGCAGAACAAAAAGATGATTCTATCACGAGACTGCAAGATTTGATATCCTGTTTAGAAGAAACCATAAAAGACTATGTAAGTCTTAGACATctcaattttctgtttacaaaaaaattaaatctgtgcttataacggacttgactattttggaaaattgaaattttctgtaagtaattgctACTTTCTTGAAATGGTAGCAGGCGAAGTTGGCATTACAACTGAAGTTACAGCAAAATGTGTGcagaggtgtgtgtggaaaatagGATTTCTGGAAGCAGTGATCTGGAGTTATTATTGGAGGACTGTCGATGAGACTATGAAGAGCCACTCTAAAGAACAAAACAACACTCAAACTGGGAGGACTCCAGCTGTGGGAAGAGAGGGATTATGtcactgtcttttttatttttgcctgaatggaagaggaaggaaaggaggttttgctgcagcaaaagctCAAATTTAATTGAAGTTAGAAGTTAGTGTGAGAAGGACAGTGGTTGTGTAAATTggcaacaaaaatcagtgtgtccCACCTACTACCATGATGCACACAATCTTTCTAAGGCAGAGCAATAATATGAATGTATTGAGCAGCATTTGATCTAAGAGTGGATGGCCAGggtatctctgcttttgatgcGATCAATAAAATTTGCAGCTGGCTagtctgctgctggctgctgaatgCCAAAAGGCTGGCTTGGCTACATgtacacaggttaaaaaaaaaaaaaaatcaaaacacgcGGTTAGGTGTTTTTTTGAGCCTGATGCCCTGTAACCTGAAATgtagttctgagaacattttaagtTAAACTTAGGCAGCGCTCTgatccatttttctcttccactgtgaaCTTAAAGCTTTGACCATACTTAATCTTCTAttccctctctgcctctgagCAACTTAGCTTTTCAATAGTATTAATGCTCAGAGTGGTAACAGTTGTGATGACTGCTTCCTATCACTgctccttccaagagaaaggctcTAGCTCTGTCCAGTGTTTCTATGAGACTGTGTGGGATGAAACTTAAAATGTGACAACAAACCTCAAGTCTGTTCTAtagatcattattttttttaatgaattacttagATGAGTGATTGGTCCTTGGCAACCAGCATGGCTTGCCACTTGTGTCATCTTGTGAGTAAAGAAACTTTATTCTTGGTCAAATACATAGTCTAAAGTATGTATGACAGAACTGACTAGGCTTTCAAATTGCATCAGATCTTtcatgataaaaatgatctgtggctttgctgaaggtgGTTAAGACTCCCAGCTCTACCAACTATGACAAGAAAGTGATGAACTTGTAGAGCTGACCATTGGCCCTTTGAGCAAATCATGGATTTCCTCAACTCTTTTGACACTGGATACTTCAGGTGGTAAACTCCTTTTGCATTTCGTAGTTTCCTAGTCTCTTGCtctactttctgtacagtgcaaaGCATTGTGCTTATTACTGTCTGAAGGTGTACCTGCTTTTTGTTTAAGCAACTGATCTGTAACtgacttgttcttctgacaacccatatacaggttacccagatagatttgtaaaaatatttgcatctaaaagATTACTAAGCCTATTAAGTGCTCACTTtgtaaaacttcaaagtaatttATCTTATTGTAACACAGGACAACACTGTAActaccattaaaagaaaattggcAGAAAATAACTCTAATGAACTGATTGAAAGCAGCCAATTCAAGGATTGTGAGGAGACTCTATTGAAAGTGGGAAGAAAACGTTGCTCTGAAAGTAAGCCTATTGTGGAAAAAGTCAAACCCTGAAACATGAACTAGCACAATAACAGTTTTTGCAGGTTTGATAAACATTTAGCAGTGGAACAATAGTTAGGTTTTCGTATAATACAAGCCTTAGTCTGACATTAACAATGAAATGCTCACCTAAATCAAGTTGATGAGAATCACTTCAGAATTTTGGATTTGGAAAGTTTAGTAGAGatactctatttctttctaatagagctttagatctcaggaaatgggggaaattaCTTGTGATGAAGGCACTTTGGGAGAGAATGGTGGGAACTAGGATGGGGGCTcatctgtaaatatattttcagatctgtgtgcaaaggaaaaaataattgaagatatGCGGATGACAttagaagaacaagaacagaCTCATATTAAACAAGATCAAGTGATTGAAACCAAATTAGAAGAGACCAACAGATTAGTTTGGGGTAATCTCTCCATGGAAAGGGAGCAAGGAGACAAAATTGTTTTGGATGTATTGTGAtagctgctttaaatctctgttttgatttgctgagtgttatttaggcattaattttatatagtaCATAACAAACTTCTAACAGTTAAAGGCTTCTGTTGTCCCTCTGTGGTCATGGCTGATAAATCCAAGTAACTTTAGTAGAAGGATGTGAATGTGGTCAAATATGCATTTAAGACTATGTTATATAACCTCATTTTGTGTGCTGACTAGAACTGGAAGCATGGAAGCAGAGATATAGAGAGCTGGATAACCAGAGCAATAGTGACTGGCAGCAAAAGatgagcaaaaccacagaaaaaaacatagatgaaaatgaggaattaataaaGCTGCGAAAagaactgaaggtaaaacatGGTGATGTAATTCATACTTAGGTTTAAAGCCATAACTTTCATTTAGGAgtctacattttttttgtgttgctatCTTCAAGAACTAGGGCACAATGTGGCAAGTTCTGGTAAAGGAAACCTCCTCTAAAAACTGCCGTGCATCAGTGCAGCAAAGTCTGGATGTGGTGTCTTTGTAATATACAGCATCACTGATGCTCCATAATGGAGTGCACCCTTCACTATGTTATGCTACCATGGACGGTGCTTCTCTAGCTGGGCTCCTCTTAAAATTGTCTTGAACAGATGTCAAGAGTTGGATTGTTTCAAGCCTTTTTCCCGTCAGTTGCTTGGGCAAATAAATCAGACTGTTTAAAGATCTTGTGCTTGCTGTGTGACCTGTAAGTCCTTCCTGTTAGACTAAGGATTTACCTCTTAATTCTCCTTGGATTAGAAAGTAGACTTTTTTCTCAAGCAGCTTTTCAGGTCCTATGTGGGAGAATGTCTGACAAGAGGTTTGATTGTGGcagagaaggaggcaaagttgCTGTGATTGAAGCGACATTCTTAGTTACACACTCTCTCTACCATTcaaattttgctgcatttttggcCTTTCAGTCTTGAAGTAGGTTTTTTAACATGTTCTGCAAGTATAAAAGATTGGGAATTTGTAAGTAAAAAGGGTCTTTTTGCCATTACCTTTGGTGTAACTTTAATAGTGTTTGTGACCTACCCAGAGCattttttagagggaaaaaagtctGTTCCCTGAAGATGTGCCAGTCCGAATAATAAGTTCTGAGAACtgctgaacaatttttttaactggaaaggaACAAATGAGAATATAATACTTGCACTTGGGAATATGCTGGAGTAAAACTGTGCtagtatttctgttatctttttgaaATTAATGAGTTTAATGGTAATCtggattttaagacttcttttttttgttgcttaatctctgcctatggctttatttctggttccaCTAAAATAGGAAAGTGAGACAAAGTATCAAACTGATAAAAAGAATtggctggaggaaaaaatgagactcatgagtgaagtgaaagaagctgagagccatcacaacagagaaatgagaaaatttgccGATGACAGAGAATGTTATGTAGAGCAGcaagcagaaattgtaagtgaCTGGAGGTCTCGTCAGAGTCCTCTAGCATAAGTCGTTAGTACAGAGCAGATCTCGTGTCAAGTGTTAACAGTGTGGGCGCTTGAGGGGAGCTGGCCTTTGTCAAAGTCCCCTCATTTATCACATGACAAAGCCTACATGAGATCATCTCAATGTGAAAGGGAAGAATAGGagtgtcacaaaatgaaaaagcgTAATACGTAATGGAAGTTAGTGTGCCTGTTCCTTTCTATcctatcaccaccaccaccttcttcaAACTTCATCTTTGTGTGTAAAACACCAATAAGTAACCTATGCTTAAATGAATTGCTACTTAATGAAGCtaagaaaacatactttgaaaaacaagatttgttgcttggcttttctgaaaaaaaaaaaaaagggggggggggggcggagaagCCTATGAGGCtttagaaggaagagaagaagcaagcagtagttgacaaaaaaagcctctttccagatctttccagtaaaaatacttgGTCAAAATGCTAGTGGTTTTGCTCCCATACCACTTTCAAAGTAGAGTGACTGATAGTTAATAACAAGGTGGATACCTTGCCTGGTCACTGGGCTGTATCAAGGTTGTAATTTCTTAAGCATATGAAATTATTGTATGAATCTGTGCAATCTAAAACTGTACTTGCATCTAGAAGTAGTTAGCAATGACCTTCTGGACCTGCAATCAGTACAGGGGGATGTTAGGAGCTTGGGACTACTTTCACTTTGTCTGTGACTTTGCTTGCCTGAgactttccagtaataaaatcagaaagtggGCAAGCAGGAGTGGTGGTTCTTGGCAAAAATTCTCTTCACAAACAGTATAAATATAGATacagttttttctcatttgaagcatggtttgcttttgtatatttgtagtGAAACTAGTTCTGTGTGAGCTTTTTAAGATCTACATAGGCTCTCAAGTCTACTGAGGCCATAAAATAGTACTGACTATGCCAAACTAAGCTGTCAGAACAGTTCAGATGGTTTGTAGAAGTGGTGTTCAATTCTAacctattttttcccccattcaggAAAGACTTGCTGCACAGCTGGTAGAAAAGGACAACAATCTTCAAAAGTGGcgtgaagaaagaaataaattaatagaagCTTTGGAAGTACAGCTCAAGACTTTGGCTTCTATCACCatacaaaaagataaagaaatagcaGAACTGAAACAAGCTGCAGTAAATGATTCAGGAAAGGTCCTCTCTCATTCTTTCTGTcgtttctgtgggattttttttttagttgtttttgtgatttttcttttgttattcacTAACTCTGCAAAACACTATGTTTTGGCTCTATTCCAAACATATTGAAATTGTTTGCagctaatacaaaaaaaaaaaagctttatgcttttctgaaactgaatttgtaacagtaactgaagtttcaaaaaacttaGTAGTTCAAATAAACACTCAAGTCTATTTGATCATTTGATTGCAATTTGATTAgactgga belongs to Strix aluco isolate bStrAlu1 unplaced genomic scaffold, bStrAlu1.hap1 HAP1_SCAFFOLD_96, whole genome shotgun sequence and includes:
- the LOC141918954 gene encoding kinesin-like protein KIF20B, with protein sequence MRMTLEEQEQTHIKQDQVIETKLEETNRLVWELEAWKQRYRELDNQSNSDWQQKMSKTTEKNIDENEELIKLRKELKESETKYQTDKKNWLEEKMRLMSEVKEAESHHNREMRKFADDRECYVEQQAEIERLAAQLVEKDNNLQKWREERNKLIEALEVQLKTLASITIQKDKEIAELKQAAVNDSGKLAV